The following DNA comes from Pirellulales bacterium.
ATGACGACTTCAAAGCCGCCACTCTCTTTCTCTGTGGCCCTCTGAGACCTCGGCGGCAAATTCCGTCGGCGCAGCTGACACATTCGTTTGGCCACGGAGGGCACCGAGGTCACGGAGGATGAATTCCGTACAGTGCGCTCTGTCGACATGGGGTTTTTAACCCAGGAACGCATTGCGCATCTGGTCGACGTAGCGGCGGCATTCGGCCACGGGTTCGCCGGGCTCTTCGAATTCCAGCACGATGTAGCCGCGATAGCCTGAATCGTTGAGGATCTTGGCCAGGCGCTGCATGTCGGCCGGTTGGCGCTGGCCGCCGGCTGGATGAATCGAAACTTTCACCTGCACGTTCACAGCGTACGGCGCCAACTTCGCCAGGTCCGCATACGGATCGGCCGTGTTGAAATTGCCCGTGTCCAGGTTGACCGCGAACCAGGGGCTCTTCACGTCGTGGACCAACGACAGTAGCCCCTCGGCCGTAGCCGTCAGCCCGCCGTGATTCTCCAGGGCCAGGTACACGCCATTCTGGCCGGCATATTGGCAACACTCTTCGATTCCGCCCACGGCCAAGCGATGGGCATCCTCGACGCTCGTTCCCTTGGGTGCGTGCCCCGAAAAGATGCGGATCACCGGCGCGCCCAGAATCGCGGCATTGTCGATCCACTTCTTAACGCTAGCAATCTGCTCGTCTCGCTTCGGCCCCGGTGGCACGCAAAAATCATTGCCCACGGCCGTGCCTGAAATGTCCAATCCCAGGTCGAACGCCAACTGCTTCAAATGGCGCAAGTAGTCGGGCGTGGCATCAGGAGGAAAGTAGTACGACGTCAGCTCGGTTCCTTCGAGCTGCAGTTTCGCGCAATCGGTGATGAAATCTTCGAGCGATAGCTTGGGCGGCTTGGCGGTGAGCAAGTCGCGGTAGCTATAGGCGGCCAGGCTGAATTTAAACTTCGGCCCGCCCGTGCGGCGGATCGGCTCGATGGCCTGCGCGCGGGGTAGTCGCGGCCGGGCGGCTAGCAACCCCGCTCCTGCGGCGGCTATCGCAGCGGATCGCAAAAAATCGCGGCGGAGCAGGCGATCATTCATCGTTGCGGTCTCTCGGGAAGGTGTGCTGGCTGCGGCGCGAACGGCGGCTCGACGCGAACCATCTGACGACGGATGCCGTGCGGCGCGCGGCTAAGAATATGCCAGGGCGGTGGTTATTCTACGAACCGCGACAGGCCGCAACAACCAAGCAGCGTCCGCATCGATCCCGGCAAAATAAAGGCCAGACCTGCCACCACCATCATCACGGCCAAGGGAACCAGGCCTGTCACCACGGCCATCGGAGCCCACACCAATACGCCCAGCGAGACCATCAGCGGCGCGGCCCAGCGGTTCCAGGCCAACACGATAAAGGCCCCCTCGAACAGCACGAAGCTGTGCGTCCAGAGGTTGACCAACCACGGGTGGGCGTACATCCAGGTGAGATCCGTCAGGGCCGAATCGCGTCGTCCGGCCAGCCACCACATGGCCGTGCCATCCCACCAGGTGTTCTCGTTGAGCTGCGCGAGCAGCATCATCAGGTACACGATCGTCAGATGAATCTGGATCAGCCGCGTGGCAACCGTCGTCGGCCAACTCGGAGACGGTAGCGGACTTGCCTCGCCTGAACGCGTTTTGCGACGCGCCAACATCCGATCGAGCGACAGGTAAGCACCGGCCGGCGCCAGGCATAGATAAAACAGGACGAACGTCAGCACCGGTTCCATCTCGGATGTGACCACGTACGAGCGATGGAAGTACGACAATACGACAACCAGTGACAGTATCGAAGTCACACGCGTGAACAGACCAAGCGTGAATAGCGCCAGCACAGCCAATCCGGCCAAATGTCCGGCCCACAGCCGCGAGGGCGTATCGAGCACGTTCAAGTACGAGAAACCGTAGTAATCGCCACGCAGGCCGCGCACGCTGTCGGCAGCCAGCAGTCCGTCGGCGCCAAACAGCAATTCCAGATCGGGCGTGTAGGTGGCGATCGTATACAGCGCGATCAGCCCGGCCAGGATTCGCATGACCGACAAGGTGAGCGCGTCAGACGGTGTGAACCAAAAGCGGTTCCACGCCTGGGCGAATCGCTCGGTGAGCTCGCGAAAATAGTCGTTAACGACCGTGAGCATCTGACATTTCGTCCTTCGTGCAGCAATCGTACAAGGAGAGAGCCACGAACCGCGATCGCGCCCCCGATCAAGCCGGGCCGACGACCGTGCCGGTCGGCAATTATTGGTCTTTGGGGGGCGGGGCCGTGTCGCGGGCCGATTCCTTCTTCAGCAACTCGACTTTGTCACCCGACAAGAACGCGTGTGCGTCATAAGCATCGCGGACGCCAGGATCACGCTTGGCGTCTGGCTGAAAATCGGCCATCGCCGGCGGCGTCAGCTGGCCGCGACAGCGCAGGTCGAGACTTTTCGCGTCATATGACCGGAGCAATCCGCCGGCAATCGATTGGGCCAGAAAATTAAGCGGCTCGGCATCATCGGCGGCAAATTCCGCCAGTCGCGTGGCCAGCTTCTGATATCGATGAAAACGCTGATGAGGACTCATCTCGGCGTTGGGAAAAGTTACGGTCTCAGTCGAGCCATCGGCCCGCTTGATCGTGGCCTCGATCCTGTAGTCGATATCCAGCTCGCCGCCGGGTTCATTGCCGCGCGTGAAGTAATAGGTGTAGGGGAGGTCCATGCCCAAGGCTTGTCGATATTGGCGCAGTCCGCTCAGTTGTCCCAGCTCCGACTCGAGCTGCGAGGGGACCTCGTTCGAGACAATTCCCACGACCAGTGCGAACAGGTGGATGAACACCAGAAAGCTAACCACGGTGCGGGTCAGCTCCGAGGGCTGGCCGACGTCGGTGGTCGCGCCGGGAGTGGTGCTGGAAGTACTGTGGGCCATGCGAGAAGCCGCCATGTCCTGACCGCGGCGTCCAGAAGGTAACAGAGAGCGCGCCGGTTGCGACGCTAGCATATTGAAAAGATCGGACGGCCGGGGTCGTGGCTGGAATAAATCCCCGAGGTTCGCTCGTTTGCCCGACCGGCGCAAAAAACAAACCGGGCCTCCCGCAAAATTGCGCGAGGCCCGGTGTTGAGAATCCGTTTCTTTTTGCGCCCGGCCAATCTTATCGATTGGCGACAGGCGTTTTACGGCGCCGTCCGCCTAGGCCACGAAGGACTTGGCTGGACTCATTCCACCTTGGACGGCAAGTCCGCTAACTAGGCAGCAGCGGGAGCCGGGGGAGGAGTCTCGGCCGGAGCGTCAGCGGCCGGGGCACTGCCCGAGCAACCACCACCGCAAGCCGGAGCCGAGCAACCACCACCATTGCAACCACCACCATTGCAGCCGCCATTGCAACCATTGCAACGGTGCTTGTGGCGATGGAACAAGCCACCGCAGTGCTTGCGATGACCGCAGCAAGCCGAAGCCGAGCAGCCACCGCCGCACGAGTCGGCAGCAGCCGAGCAACCACCGTCACAACCACCACCACTGCAGGCACAGCCGTTGCATCCGCGATGATGGCGGAAACCGGCCGAAGCCTTCTTGTCGGCGCCCACGAGGGCAATGCCGACTACCGCGAAAAACATCGCGATGCCGAAGAACAATGCACGATTCATTCTAGACTCCTCCCACTAAACAGGTACCGTACCGAAAGGGATTTACCCAACCATTGCCGTCCAGCTCTGTTTCCATCCCCATCCTGACGGCCTACAAATGGGGCGGGTGACCTTCGGTCAACTGTTCCATGTACCTAAAACTGCCCGCGCGGCTCTCGCGCGGAAGGACATGCCGGTTAAATGCAACGAACCCGGCGTAATAGGCTAGGTCGGTTAAGTTAACACTGACGATTTCGTTGTCAAGGACCAAAACGGTAGGATGGACAGAGGCGGGGCTTTGGGCAGTGCTGCGAAAATCGTCTGTGGAACTATAGACCACAGCAAATGGAATGCTGGGAAAAGTAGGAAGAATTTGCTGCCCCTGCGTGAAGCGCAAAGAAATGCCCGGCAAATCACGCCTAAAGGCTGGCCGCAAAAGAGATTATGCGGCGCGTGACAAGCCTCTCGTCGAGACTGAAAAAATCAGAAAGTCTCGCTCTACCCGGGCAAACGGACCGTTCGAGGCTAGCCCAGTGTTATTGTCGCAGAACATTGCCATCGGTCCGTTTTTGGGCCTTCGTAGCCGCTGGTGCCGGCGATGTAGGCGCCGCGGGCGCTGCTTGCGCCGTCGGAGTCGCTGCAGCTCGTTCGCGTCGATTCATCTCTTCTTCCGCCATTTGCTGCTGACGCATCATCTCTTCGGGCTTCTCGAAGTCGAGCAATAGCGGCGGCTCGCCCGGGAAGATCGTCGTGGCCATCCCCGCGATACGCCAACCCGGATCGTCGCGTCGTAGAGCCCAGATGATGTCATCGCTGTGGGGCTGACCGTCGTCGCCGATGTCAGTCCACTTGCTCTGAACGTGTGCCAGTTCGTCCTTCAGCACGTACTCGACGTCGCCCACTTCGAACTTGGCCGTTTCGCTTCCCTTGGGAGCGACCACCAGGTCGTGCTTTTGCGTTTCTTGCCGCGCGACTTCGGTCAGCATCTTCGACGCCTCGGCATCGTTGCCTGTGCGCACTGCTTCGAGGAACTGGCGAACGACCTGCTCTGGCTTCATGTCGGCTGGGCCCTGCGGCGCCGTATTGGCAGTGGCCGACGGACCAGCAGCATCGCCCGAACCGCAACCCGTAGCGGCAACCAAGCACATGGCCAGCAAGGCGAACAAAACGCGACGACGTTCCATGTCGAAGATCTCCGTCCCTGAAGTCTGCGCGCTGCCGACGTCATCATGGTCGGCCTTGGATGGGCGCGAGGCAAAGTTTCTCAAGAACCAAGCGACCGGTCAAGATGAGACAGCCGGCGATCGTGGCCCAAACTCTAGCGCGGCGCTGCTAGCGTTACTTCGAGACGGACTTCGGCACCGTCGCGCTCGACAATCACCGGCACCTTATCGCCGGCCTTGTACTTCCGCAGCGCACTGTCGAAATCCTCCAGGCTGCCGATTTTGCTCTCGCCCAGCTTAATAATGTTGTCCCCCCCCTTCATGCCCCCCTTGTCGGCCGGACCGTCCTTGCTGACACCGCTAATGGCGTAGCCGGCTCGCTCCTGACCGAAATCAGGAATGCTGCCAAAGTAAGGGCGGTCGCCCCCCTCCCCGCCACCGCCGCCGCTGGGCGGACTGGCCTTCTCGACAAAAGTCGGTCGCATGTCGGCTTCGGCGATGGCCACCGCGGTATCGGCCACCATTTCTGCCACGCGACGCATGCCCGGGACGTTGATTTTTTCCACGTCGTCGCTGGGCCGGTGATAGTCGCTGTGCAACCCGGTGAAAAAGTGCATGACCGGGATCTTGTGCAGATAGAACGACGAGTGGTCGCTGGGTCCGGTGCCGCCATCTTTCTTTGTCAGATCGAAGCCGAAGCCCTCGTTCAAGCGGTCGATCACCGCCACAAATTCGCTGGCGGTGTCCAGACCCTGGATAATCAGCTTTTCGTCCTTTAGCCGGCCCACCATGTCCATATTCAGCATGGCCACGGTCTTGTCCAAGGGAAAAAGAGGCTCGCGGCAGTAGCGGGCACTGCCGATCAGCCCGCGCTCTTCGCCGGTGAAGGCGATGAAAACCACGCGGCGTGGGAGCCTTTTCTCGCGAGTGGACAACAACCGTGCGACTTCGACGAGCACGGCGGTGCCCGACCCGTTGTCGTCGGCGCCGTTATGTATTTCTTTCTTGCCGATCACAAACGACCCCTCGCCGCCGAATCCCAAATGATCGTAATGGGCGCCAATCACGATGG
Coding sequences within:
- a CDS encoding sugar phosphate isomerase/epimerase family protein, which gives rise to MNDRLLRRDFLRSAAIAAAGAGLLAARPRLPRAQAIEPIRRTGGPKFKFSLAAYSYRDLLTAKPPKLSLEDFITDCAKLQLEGTELTSYYFPPDATPDYLRHLKQLAFDLGLDISGTAVGNDFCVPPGPKRDEQIASVKKWIDNAAILGAPVIRIFSGHAPKGTSVEDAHRLAVGGIEECCQYAGQNGVYLALENHGGLTATAEGLLSLVHDVKSPWFAVNLDTGNFNTADPYADLAKLAPYAVNVQVKVSIHPAGGQRQPADMQRLAKILNDSGYRGYIVLEFEEPGEPVAECRRYVDQMRNAFLG